From the genome of Pseudomonas sp. WJP1:
ACTGCCGCCAGGTGCCAGCAAGAACCGCACGGTGGCGGTGGTCGAGCAGATCGAGGCGCATAACGCCGGGGAGCCTGGGGTTGGCGACAGCACGGTGATCCTCGGATTCAGTTTCTCCGGCAGCGGGCAGAACGCGGCATTGGCGTTCACCACGTTGAAAGACTGGTCCGAGCGTGGCAGCGACGACTCGGCCAGCTCGATTGCCGACCGTGCCAACATCGCCCTCAGCCAGATCAAGGATGCCGTGGCGTTCTCGGTGCTGCCCCCTCCGGTGGACGGCCTGGGCACCTCCAGCGGCTTCGAGTTTCGCCTGCAGGATCGCGGCGGCCTCGGCCATGCCACGCTGATGCAGGCACGCACCGAATTGCTTGAGGCAGCCGAGAAAAGTCCGATCCTGATGAACGTACGCGAAAGCGCCCTGGCCGAAGCGCCCCAGGTGCAATTGATCGTCGACCGCAAGCAGGCCAACGCCCTGGGCGTGTCGTTCGCCGAGATCAGCAACGTGCTGTCCACCGCCGTTGGCTCGACCTACGTCAACGACTTCCCCAACCAGGGGCGGATGCAGCGGGTCGTGGTCCAGGCCGAAGGCGACCAGCGCAGCCAGGTGGCCGACCTGCTGAAAATGCACGTGCGCAACAACGCTGGAAAAATGGTGCCGCTGTCGGCCTTCGTCCAGGCCAAATGGACCCAGGGCCCGGCGCAGCTGACCCGCTACAACGGCTACCCGGCGATCAGCATTTCCGGGGAACCGAAACCTGGGCATAGCACCGGCGAGGCCATGGCCGAAATCGAACGGCTGGTTGCGCTGGGGCCGATGGGACTGGGCCAGGAATGGACCGGCCTGTCCTTGCAGGAACGGCTGTCCGGCAGCCAGGCGCCGATCCTCTTGGGTTTGTCGTTGCTGATCGTGTTCCTGTGCCTGGCGGCGCTTTACGAGAGCTGGTCGATCCCGACTTCGGTGCTGCTGGTGGTGCCGCTCGGCGTGCTCGGCGCAGTACTCGCCGTGACGTTGCGCGGGATGCCCAACGACGTGTTCTTCAAAGTCGGGCTGATCACCATCATCGGCCTGTCGGCAAAAAATGCGATCTTGATCATCGAGTTCGCCAAGAGCCTGTACGACGAAGGCCACGACCTGATCGACGCCACCCTGCAAGCGGCGCGCCTGCGGTTGCGGCCGATCGTCATGACCTCGCTGGCGTTCATCCTCGGCGTGGTGCCGCTGGCGATCGCGACCGGCGCAAGCTCGGCAAGCCAGCAGGCTATCGGCACCGGGGTGATCGGCGGAATGATCACTGCAACACTCGCAGTGCTGTTCGTGCCGGTGTTTTTTGTGGTGGTGATGAAGCTGGTGCGCAAGCGCCATAAAGATCGATAACCGACGCCACAAAACCATGTGGGAGCGAGCCAGCTCCCACAATGGATGTGATCGATCCAGGATGGTGGTCACACCTGACGGCGTTAGGCTAAGGTGCTTTCAACGCACTGACTCATCGAGCCTCCATGCCCTACCTCACCCACACCCACCCTCGCCTGTCCGCCGCCACCACCCTCGGCGTCGCGGCAGGCATCCTGGCCCCCTCCGACTCGATCATCGGCAAAATCCTCATCGGCTGGAACGTCGGGGTCTGGACCTATCTGCTCCTGATGTTCTGGCTCACCGTGCGCTCCAAGGCAACCGATGTGAAACGCATCGCCGAGATCGAAGACGAAAACGCCGGGCTGGTGCTGTTGGTGGTGTGCATCGCGGCGATTGCCAGCCTGGCGACCATCGCCTTCGAGCTGGCGGGCAGCAAAGACCTGGAAACCACCCGCAAGCTGCTGCACTACGGCTTCACGGCGTTTACTGTCATCGGTTCCTGGTTGCTGATCGGGGTGATTTTCAGCGTTCACTACGCGCGACTGTTTTACACCTGGGATGGCAAGGAACCGGCGCTACGTT
Proteins encoded in this window:
- a CDS encoding DUF1345 domain-containing protein, whose protein sequence is MPYLTHTHPRLSAATTLGVAAGILAPSDSIIGKILIGWNVGVWTYLLLMFWLTVRSKATDVKRIAEIEDENAGLVLLVVCIAAIASLATIAFELAGSKDLETTRKLLHYGFTAFTVIGSWLLIGVIFSVHYARLFYTWDGKEPALRFAEGLTTPNYWDFLYFSFTISVAVQTSDVGVATRDLRKIVLAQSLIGFLFNTAILGFSINIAAGLFG